The Schistocerca gregaria isolate iqSchGreg1 unplaced genomic scaffold, iqSchGreg1.2 ptg000963l, whole genome shotgun sequence sequence CTTCCCCCCCCGCCGCCTCTCTCGGCCACGCGCCAGACAAAATCGCGTCCATTCTCTTGATCGCCCTCAGCTTAAACCCCTCTATCCTCTCCCACCCGAGCTCCAGCGCCCGAACctgcacccccaccccccccaaacCCCTCCCAGCACCCTCGCTCTCCTCCTCGCCCCTCAACTCGGCCACCCTCCTACGCGCCGCCTCGTAAATGCGCCCAACGCGCAAATAAAGCCTAGACAACCTGACCATCTGATTCGCTTCCAAAGCGGCCTCCATCAACTCCCGCGCCTCCAAAATCGCCCTCGCACTCTGCGCCATCCACCACTCCAGCTCCCCCGCCACTCCGCcgctcccctctctccctctcgccTCCGCACCCCCGCCCTCGACCCCCAACCGCGCCCCACCGACCCTCCTCTCCACCCCCTCTATCCGACCACGCGCACCCCTCACCGCCTCGCGCATAGACTCGATAACCCTGTTCGCCTCGAAAATCTCTGCGTAACTCGTCCTGGAACACCAAACACCGAACCAAACCaccccaaataaaaaaaaagagctgtAACGATCAAGCACCTCCGGACCCCTCACTGACAGGCGCAGCACGCGTCTGAAACCGAACCACCCGCAGTACCTACCCTATGTCCCTCCTAATCTCGACCTGTCTGTCTTCTATCTCCATCCTGCGAACAAACCCGCTGTGAGCTTCGTCTCCCTCGGCCGCCGCAACTCCCAAACCCTCAACGCGCAGCACACGCCACAGCGCCTTCAAAAACGGGCCACCCCGTCCCCGTCGCGCACCCCCCCCCCAGAAGGAACTTCACGGTACCTGGTTTGGTTCTCAATGTCCCTCAGCTGCTTGTAGGAGTGACCTTTCAATAGCGCCTTCGTACGCGCACTGGCGGCGAGGAAGCCGCGGTCCTGAGAATTCGTACTCAATTGGCAGCTTTCATGCATCGATCTGCAGCGTATGTAAATAAAAGACCTGAATCCTTTGGCAGACGCGATAAATGCATTTTTTTTCGTTATCTCAACGCTCAGCCGAAACCACGCAGACCTCCTCTAGACTCAAGAGACCCAAAAAACGGCACCAAGACGCCTCGATACCGAATTTTTCGTACCGCGCcagtcccaccaacaccaaccaacCTCCCAACGTCGGCTTTGTCACCCGCACTTTTTTTCTAGACACTCGTCGCGAGTCACCCTGCTCCTGACCTCTCTCATCTCCTCTGTCGCGACGGGACCCATTCGGGCTGTCAAAAAAAGTTTTCTTTGCGCAACTCCGATCGTTTTTACGCCGTCCGATTTAGGCAAAATTTTCACACATCGGCCTTTTCACAGCCAGCGATGATATGTGTGCCGACCATGACGGATCAGCAGAAGACAATCCTCCGGTTCCGAACGGCGTCTGCCGTGCGCCTCTGACCACTTCTTCTCCCAACGGCCCTAGTCTATTGTCTCCGGCGACTCGCGCTGTCGCAACCAGCTCGACCGCTCCTAGGAGGAAACCGACCACCCTGAAGGCGTTCTCGCCGAACCAAGTCCCCGATTCCATTCTGAACGATCCAAAACTCCTTGAGGCACTTCGCGTATTGCCCTCCAACTACAATTTCGAAATACCAAAAACCATATGGCGAATTCGCAGATGTAACGCAAAAAGAGTGGCGCTACAATTTCCTGAAGGTCTGCTGATGTTCGCTTGCACCATCGCTGATATTTTAGAGAAGTTTTGCGCACCAGCTCTAGAGGACGTTGTAATAATGGGTGACGCCACCTATGGCTCGTGTTGCGTCGACGACTACACGGCCAGAGCTTTGATGTGTGACTTGCTGGTTCACTACGGCCACAGCTGTCTAATACCGCTGCAAGTTACCAATTCCACCTCTAATAGCGACGCCAAGCCGCTTCAGACTTTATATGTGTTCGTTGACATCTCCATTAACGTTCAGCACTTCGTAGACTCTGTAAAGTTGACGTTTGACGATTTTGAAAACACAAAACTCGCTCTGGTTGGAACAATACAATTTTCCTCTTCCTTGCGGGCGTCCGCCCAGCTGTTAAACCAGGTCTATAAAACACCTGTTTGGATACCACAAAAAAAGCCGTTATCACCTGGGGAAATATTGGGATGTACATCACCAGTGTTGCCGGCAAGACCAAACGCATCAATCAAGTCAAGCTGTGGCGCGCAGAAAGCCTGCTCCGCCGACCTGGGCTCCGACGGTCATCTCTGCACCTGCGGACAATCCACTTCGAACGAAAGGCACGTAAACAAATAAGGGTCTTGATTTTGGCGCATTGTGACAGCGCATGTTAGACTAGCCGGTACCGGCGTGTTGATCTTTTGTGTCTCTTTAATCTGTCATTTCGTAGCTGTTGTCTAACATGTCTGATACCGTTTCATTGGACGTTTGGAGTACAGCTGCAGCAGCCCTGATAGCGCGTTTGACGCTATTGTCTATCTAGGCGACGGCCGCTTTCACCTAGAATCCATGATGCTCTCCAATCCCAACGTTCCTGCCTATCGCTACGACCCATATTCTAAGGTGTTTACAATCGAGAAGTACAACTACCCAAAGACGCTCGAATTACGACTTCACTCGGTCAATTTGGCCAAAACAACTTTGAGTCAGAACAGAAACGCTGGTCCGCTTCGAACACCATTCAAACAGGCCCATTTCGCTAAGGTTGCCATCATACTTGGAACGCTTGGAAGGCAAGGCAATATAGCCCTCCTGGAAAGATTGGAAGAAATGCTTTGTGAAAAGGGCATTGcgtacgttgttgttctgttgAGCGAAGTGCTTCCCGCCAAATTAGAGCTTTTCGATCGGTCTATCGAGGCCTGGATACAAATTGCTTGCCCGAGGCTGTCCATCGACTGGGGATCTTCGTTTAAAGCGCCGCTACTCAATCCCTATGAGGCGATGGTCGCTTTCGGTAACCAGCCTTGGAAAGACACCTACCCGATGGATTATTATTCAAAAGACGGCGGCAGTTggtctgtatattattctcctgGTTCGAAAAAATAAAAGGTCATGCAGACTTCTAGTCAAAACTAAAATTTCATATAAAAATGTATTAAGCGCACGTTATGTGAGGTGACGTTATgcactttttgtatttttttagatTCAAATTTGTTCTGACTATCGTTTTGTGATTTCATGTACATATTCAATCCAGGCCGTTTTCTGCTCAGAAGCGCGGGCAATTGCCCAACAGCGCTAAAGCGCCACTACGCTAAAATTCCAGACAATATCAGAAATGTTGTTTCCACTTTTCGGTACGTACTGTGGGCTCTTCACGAAAATTTTTCGCTCGATTCTAGTTTAGTGTACTCTATCCAGAGGTCTTAACCGTTTCTCTTGGCGGACAATTGGACGTATCTTCGCGGTCAGTACTAAACAAGGACCTGTCAGCCTCAAGTCCTTAATAGAGAGTACGGGCTGTAATCCGGTTTTCACCCTTTGTGCAGCGTTTTTGAGGTCATATTAACGCGTATGAAATACGCTTCTGCATTTTTGCCTCCCTCCTGTATCAGACAAAAAAGTCATCTTTGTTGGCGTTCCGGGTGCATTCACTCCGGTGTGTACTAACCAAGTACGAAATTGCTATCATGTCCGGCGGCTGCGTTCAGTTCACCCCTCGTGCTAACAGTGCGCGCTACATTTTAGGTCTCCGAGTATGCTGAAAAGCTGGGAGAATTCAAGAAAAGGGGAATTGAATCAATTTATGTGGTTTCTGTCAATGACCATCACGTGATGGATGCATGGAGAGAAATGCTGAAAATTGGCGAGGAAATTACGTTTTTGGCAGACCACTCTGGCGAATTCACCCGAGCAATCAACCAAGAAATTGACCTCTCCGCGGGAGGGTTGGGAAAGAGGTCTCAGCGCTATTCGTACGATATTTATATGTTTTTTTCTCAAAGCGCGCACATAAGTCATTAACCTTTGCCTCTCAGCTTGGTCGTTGACGACGGAAGGGTGGTTCGTGAACACATTGAGGTGTCTCCAGGGAATATCGATGTCTCAAATGCCAGCTTCGTATTAGAAAATTTATGAAGCACTTCGCACTAACGCGGAACCCTTCTGGTTTCCTACTATAACGGGTCATTTAAGAACTTAACTGACAACGGCGACGAACTCTTCTAATGGGTTCCTAATAATTTTTTTGCTAGGGAATAGTGCATGCATTTCTTCCCGCGTTTATTATGCATGAAGGTTTTTATGTACGCAATTGCAAAAAAATAATAGGGGGCTTCATAATGCGCGTTCTGTGCTAGTCTCGTCTCAGTTTGGTGAACACAAATCGAACGTTTGCCGTACGTCCCACGTGCTGGCGCGAGGTGCGGACACAGGCCAAGTTAGACAGTCCGTGTTGTCCTATTTTTCTCATATAATAGAGTTTTTGCTGTTGCACAGTCATAACGCGTCAACCTGACGCCTTGGCCATGCGTAGAGTACCCTTGGGGTAGGTTGAAGCGTATATCTGATGTCGTCTCGGCATAGTGTTCGGCCTCTACAACGCGCCGCGCATTCTTTGATTACGTGGCATGCACGTATGTCTCTTTCATTCTCGTTCTGACGCGCTCAGAGGTTCTTGCGCGCGGCTGCGGCTTGTTCTTCCGTTCACTCTCGTGACAGCCCGAGAAATCAGGTGCGAGAATTGACAATTTTTGCGTTGCGTGCAATGTGTACGAGTGTAACAGCTTTTATTTCGTCTGTTCGTCCGTTCACAGGACCAGGCGAACGTAATAGAGGCACCTGCCGTGAGATTGCATCTGGGCCCATTTTGCGCGTTGGATGCGGCGGTTTTCCGCGCACCGAAGGCGGAGTCAGAGGGCCTGTTCTTGTTCTGTGTTTTTTCGGGGTCGTTCAAAAGTGTAAACAAACTTTTTTTACATCAAATTGGGTTTCATGAGTGGAAGAACAATAATAGACAAAAAAAATATTCGGGCAATGGATGGAGCTTTACAAGTCTAGTTCAGGCTCTAGCGTTTCGTCCGAAGTAGCGAGCGGCCGTCATGGCCGGTCCTATAAGTGTTCGCTGCCTTCGAGAAAAAAAGAATCTTGTTCCATTCCGCCGAAGTTTCTGTCGGCCGACGTTGATATCAATAGCGTTTCTTGCCTTAGCTGCCGAAAAATCCTTGACTCGCTTTGTGAGTATTGCGACCTCGTGGTGTTTGAAGACGATCAGTCTGGCGCGGCGACGGTAGATGCTCAGACATCTGTCAGACAGACGTTGACAGAGCGGCCGAAAACGCTATCTAATTGCTTCTTTGAGCCGTTTCGTCCTAGTCAGTGGACTGAGCTGTCTTACTTTACGACTCCGACGGTTCTCGATTTGGGCATAGTTTTGCGAAAACTCGTTAACTTCA is a genomic window containing:
- the LOC126326039 gene encoding 2-(3-amino-3-carboxypropyl)histidine synthase subunit 1-like gives rise to the protein MCADHDGSAEDNPPVPNGVCRAPLTTSSPNGPSLLSPATRAVATSSTAPRRKPTTLKAFSPNQVPDSILNDPKLLEALRVLPSNYNFEIPKTIWRIRRCNAKRVALQFPEGLLMFACTIADILEKFCAPALEDVVIMGDATYGSCCVDDYTARALMCDLLVHYGHSCLIPLQVTNSTSNSDAKPLQTLYVFVDISINVQHFVDSVKLTFDDFENTKLALVGTIQFSSSLRASAQLLNQVYKTPVWIPQKKPLSPGEILGCTSPVLPARPNASIKSSCGAQKACSADLGSDGHLCTCGQSTSNERHYSCSSPDSAFDAIVYLGDGRFHLESMMLSNPNVPAYRYDPYSKVFTIEKYNYPKTLELRLHSVNLAKTTLSQNRNAGPLRTPFKQAHFAKVAIILGTLGRQGNIALLERLEEMLCEKGIAYVVVLLSEVLPAKLELFDRSIEAWIQIACPRLSIDWGSSFKAPLLNPYEAMVAFGNQPWKDTYPMDYYSKDGGSWSVYYSPGSKK
- the LOC126326069 gene encoding uncharacterized protein LOC126326069; this translates as MYIFNPGRFLLRSAGNCPTALKRHYAKIPDNIRNVVSTFRTKQGPVSLKSLIENKKVIFVGVPGAFTPVCTNQVSEYAEKLGEFKKRGIESIYVVSVNDHHVMDAWREMLKIGEEITFLADHSGEFTRAINQEIDLSAGGLGKRSQRYSLVVDDGRVVREHIEVSPGNIDVSNASFVLENL